The following are encoded in a window of Natronoarchaeum philippinense genomic DNA:
- a CDS encoding ATP-binding protein → MSFVLGRGEEHRPPTPDSRTASDRPSMAGRLGTYRALDGSEGADLYLDLDGPHAVLIVGKRGYGKSYTLGVLAESLARSPGVAPVVIDPMGVFGELAADAEGDPVPAETITEPTVAPDSLDPRSWCELLELSPEGGPGGLVWQAAGEASTLAGMCDHVADADAPAAPVRAAINHLELAASWGVFDADGLDATALGGAAATVVDLSGLDAAPANAVCRGVAEALYRARVTESIDRLPWLLLDEAHAFFDGVAEPALRTILTRGRAPGVSLVAATQRPNAVPDVGVSQSDVLVAHRLTAGPDLDALERVQPTYLSGTLGERMPHSPGDIVVIDDATETVHAASVRRRDTPHGGDSPSASDAVTDG, encoded by the coding sequence GTGAGCTTCGTACTCGGCCGTGGCGAGGAGCATCGGCCGCCGACTCCCGACTCGCGGACAGCGAGCGACCGGCCATCGATGGCTGGACGATTGGGCACCTACCGGGCGCTCGACGGCAGCGAGGGGGCGGACCTCTATCTCGATCTCGACGGTCCCCACGCTGTGCTGATCGTCGGCAAGCGCGGCTACGGCAAGTCCTACACGCTCGGCGTCCTCGCGGAGTCGCTGGCGCGCTCGCCCGGCGTCGCGCCGGTCGTTATCGATCCGATGGGCGTGTTCGGCGAGCTCGCGGCCGACGCCGAAGGCGATCCAGTTCCTGCCGAAACGATCACCGAGCCGACGGTCGCTCCCGATTCGCTGGACCCTCGCTCGTGGTGCGAGTTGCTCGAGCTTTCGCCCGAAGGTGGTCCCGGCGGCCTCGTCTGGCAGGCTGCCGGCGAGGCGTCGACGCTCGCGGGAATGTGCGACCACGTCGCGGACGCCGACGCGCCGGCAGCGCCCGTGCGTGCGGCGATCAATCATCTCGAACTGGCGGCCTCGTGGGGCGTGTTCGACGCCGACGGACTGGATGCAACCGCGCTCGGCGGTGCGGCGGCCACGGTCGTCGACCTCTCGGGGCTCGACGCCGCACCCGCGAACGCCGTCTGTCGCGGCGTCGCCGAGGCGCTCTATCGCGCTCGCGTGACCGAGTCGATCGACCGACTCCCGTGGCTCCTGCTCGACGAGGCCCACGCCTTCTTCGACGGCGTCGCCGAACCGGCGCTCCGGACGATCCTGACGCGCGGTCGCGCGCCCGGCGTGAGTCTCGTCGCGGCGACCCAGCGCCCGAACGCGGTACCGGATGTCGGCGTCTCCCAGTCGGACGTGCTCGTCGCCCACCGACTCACCGCCGGGCCGGACCTCGACGCCTTAGAGCGGGTCCAGCCGACGTATCTGAGCGGCACGCTCGGCGAACGGATGCCCCATTCTCCCGGCGATATCGTCGTGATCGACGACGCGACCGAGACGGTCCACGCCGCCAGCGTCCGGCGCCGCGACACGCCCCACGGCGGGGACAGCCCCAGCGCGAGCGATGCCGTCACCGACGGCTGA